A region from the Tahibacter amnicola genome encodes:
- a CDS encoding tetratricopeptide repeat protein — protein MIKAIGFSILLGGGLYHLAPGASPPMNTVENALVDGDTDAAVANAQEWTGREPQSASAWHWLGLSLGKRAEDASILTRLRWAGQAREALERARQLDTADAEIQLDLMAFYAQTPAALGGGAQKARAEQVALASRNRLLGRVGAAIIARHVDGDPEAAERHLRGALIDAPTDLRVLRPLNALLLEQKRAADARAMWRSVLDVSPDQPFALYMTGRLCLDMNSDFEQGLAQLDRYIAIGASASDVPEANVHWRRGQLLERLRRPAEAIAALDRAVELQPKLREAAALLARLRKAAP, from the coding sequence ATGATAAAGGCCATCGGATTTTCGATTCTGCTGGGTGGAGGCCTGTACCATTTGGCGCCCGGCGCATCGCCGCCGATGAATACGGTAGAGAATGCACTTGTTGACGGCGATACAGACGCTGCCGTAGCGAATGCGCAAGAGTGGACAGGCAGGGAACCACAATCCGCGAGCGCATGGCACTGGTTGGGCCTGTCGCTGGGGAAGCGCGCCGAGGACGCCTCCATACTGACCCGTTTGCGTTGGGCCGGTCAGGCGCGTGAAGCGCTGGAGCGCGCCCGTCAACTTGACACCGCGGATGCCGAAATCCAGCTGGATTTGATGGCGTTCTACGCGCAAACGCCGGCCGCGCTGGGTGGTGGGGCGCAAAAGGCGCGGGCGGAGCAGGTGGCGTTGGCGTCGCGCAACCGTTTGTTGGGCCGGGTTGGCGCGGCGATCATCGCGCGGCACGTCGACGGTGATCCGGAAGCGGCTGAGCGGCATTTGCGCGGCGCGTTGATCGATGCGCCGACCGATCTTCGGGTCCTCAGGCCGCTCAATGCCTTGTTGCTCGAGCAGAAGCGCGCCGCGGATGCTCGCGCGATGTGGCGGAGCGTCCTGGACGTCTCACCGGACCAACCGTTCGCCCTGTACATGACAGGCCGTCTTTGCCTGGACATGAACTCGGATTTCGAACAAGGTCTGGCTCAACTGGATCGGTACATTGCCATTGGTGCTAGTGCATCCGATGTACCGGAAGCCAATGTCCATTGGCGCCGCGGGCAATTGCTGGAACGCCTCCGTCGCCCGGCTGAGGCTATCGCGGCGTTAGACCGGGCCGTTGAGCTGCAGCCGAAACTCCGTGAAGCCGCTGCTCTGCTGGCGCGCCTTCGGAAGGCTGCTCCGTAG
- a CDS encoding acyl carrier protein, with translation MSTTIAIEQMIKDYMVGSAGVSPDKLDDPERKLSELGLDSLSVIEMLFEVEDKYGVHVDDPMPLKELNLRELYAFIAELVENKQDSSKNAGSEPVPAPAGATADA, from the coding sequence ATGAGTACAACTATTGCGATTGAGCAAATGATCAAGGACTACATGGTCGGTTCGGCCGGAGTTTCGCCGGACAAGCTCGATGATCCGGAGCGCAAACTCTCCGAGCTCGGCCTTGATTCGCTCAGCGTGATCGAAATGCTGTTCGAGGTCGAAGACAAATACGGCGTGCACGTCGACGACCCCATGCCACTGAAGGAACTCAATCTGCGGGAACTGTACGCATTCATCGCGGAACTGGTGGAAAACAAGCAAGATTCCTCGAAGAATGCCGGATCGGAACCGGTGCCTGCCCCTGCCGGCGCGACGGCCGATGCGTAA
- a CDS encoding beta-ketoacyl-[acyl-carrier-protein] synthase family protein, with protein sequence MRKVFITGMGAITPLGPDLPASFNRLMTGEGAIGEAPAAVKQWLPDAIAARIDDSFDERLGRQERTLDRATKFALLAAREAMADATLSLTEEEKDRAGVFSGIGMGGAATLDQIYERFYKRLHRVDGETGNPTVVHPFTVPTAMANASVAWLSILGGMRGPTQTYSVACSSSAVALGEAYRAIKHGYAEVIVVVGTEAMLLPGPFVAWNALRVMASRAQDNIAASCRPFSRDRCGFVLGEGAAALVLESEERVRRDGRRCYAEFSGYGMSSDASHITMPSTDGQIRAIRRALDDARCAPESIGYINAHGTATDAGDISETNAIKQVFGDHAHRLAVSSTKSMHGHLIGGAGALEFAIAVKALERGCVPPTAYLTDVDPRCDLDYVPQHGRECAGLSAVISNSFAFGGTNVSLVARAPTH encoded by the coding sequence ATGCGTAAGGTCTTCATAACCGGCATGGGCGCCATCACGCCCCTTGGCCCGGATCTCCCCGCTTCGTTCAATCGCCTGATGACCGGCGAAGGTGCCATCGGCGAGGCGCCAGCGGCCGTCAAGCAGTGGCTGCCTGACGCCATTGCGGCCCGCATCGACGACAGCTTCGACGAGCGTTTGGGCCGGCAAGAGCGCACGCTGGATCGCGCTACAAAATTCGCCCTTCTGGCTGCGCGCGAAGCCATGGCCGATGCAACACTCTCCTTGACAGAAGAGGAGAAGGACCGCGCCGGCGTCTTCTCCGGCATCGGCATGGGTGGCGCCGCCACGCTGGATCAGATCTACGAACGCTTCTACAAGCGACTGCATCGTGTAGACGGCGAAACCGGCAATCCGACCGTAGTCCATCCCTTCACCGTGCCGACGGCAATGGCCAACGCATCCGTGGCGTGGCTGTCGATTCTGGGCGGTATGCGCGGTCCGACACAGACCTACAGTGTCGCCTGCTCATCGTCCGCCGTTGCCCTTGGTGAAGCCTATCGCGCCATCAAGCACGGCTATGCCGAAGTCATTGTCGTGGTGGGCACCGAGGCGATGCTTTTGCCCGGGCCGTTCGTGGCCTGGAATGCACTGCGAGTCATGGCGTCACGCGCCCAGGACAACATTGCTGCCAGCTGCCGGCCGTTTTCGCGCGACCGATGTGGATTCGTGCTGGGTGAAGGCGCCGCCGCACTCGTGCTGGAGTCGGAAGAGCGCGTACGACGCGATGGCCGCCGCTGCTACGCCGAATTCTCCGGCTACGGCATGTCCAGCGACGCGTCACATATCACAATGCCCTCGACCGATGGCCAGATACGGGCCATTCGCCGGGCGTTGGATGACGCGCGTTGTGCACCCGAGTCCATCGGCTACATCAATGCGCACGGCACGGCGACGGACGCCGGCGACATCAGCGAAACCAATGCGATCAAGCAGGTATTCGGCGATCACGCGCACCGGCTGGCGGTGAGTTCCACCAAGTCCATGCACGGGCATCTGATCGGCGGTGCCGGTGCTCTCGAGTTCGCCATCGCAGTCAAAGCGCTGGAGCGAGGCTGTGTCCCGCCGACGGCCTATCTGACCGATGTCGATCCCCGTTGCGACCTGGACTATGTCCCACAACACGGCCGCGAATGCGCCGGGTTGAGCGCCGTCATCTCCAACTCCTTCGCCTTCGGCGGAACCAACGTCAGCCTGGTCGCCCGAGCCCCTACTCACTGA
- a CDS encoding AMP-binding protein: protein MHAELPTYDFATMTDVILAFLDGSRSTSASRVILTRERAERAMDHVATARAALRVAGGLRERGIGAGDIVFIALPSREDYLVPFCGAVLAGCLPCCVPAPGEDMPAPELSNHVFAAMESLTPKALIAVPALAESLQRDPVLAAIAMSVDQLCEAAPLDRNSVHRGEPDDLHHLQLTSGSTGRPKAAALTHRNVLSNIYLTAQAGKADLTKECGVIWLPLFHDMGLIALLSAFVHDVSIVLQPPEDFIRNPLGWLKNISRFGGTSSAAPNFALAYCVRRFRPELMHGVDLSGFRALVVGAERVHFETVRDFVDTFGPYGFTGDMIYPCYGSAELTLAITVPDGRHTGTIGQHVYCDTVDATAVDEHRAPTDPVLSLGPPLPSTVIEVRDEYGNALPEGGVGHIHVKSVCLMRGYYGDPERTALVMRDGFYATGDLGYLRDGELYVLGRIKELIILRGRNYYPHEFEECIARHPHVDIGRVAAFGVADAKLGSERLVVAVEPEDYRNLASLRLELQELLRTEFGFGASEICFVSRGLIPRTTSRKIQRVECARSYTDGSLPRIEVALPAETRNALV, encoded by the coding sequence ATGCACGCCGAGTTGCCGACATATGACTTTGCCACCATGACGGACGTGATCCTCGCGTTCCTCGATGGGAGCCGTAGCACGTCTGCGTCCCGCGTCATCCTGACGCGGGAGCGTGCCGAACGTGCGATGGACCACGTGGCCACCGCGCGCGCGGCACTGCGTGTCGCCGGCGGACTGCGTGAACGCGGCATCGGCGCCGGCGACATCGTGTTCATCGCCCTGCCTTCGCGCGAAGACTATCTCGTGCCGTTCTGCGGAGCAGTGCTGGCAGGATGCCTGCCCTGCTGCGTGCCGGCGCCGGGTGAAGACATGCCGGCACCGGAGTTGTCGAATCATGTCTTTGCGGCCATGGAATCGCTCACGCCAAAGGCATTGATCGCCGTACCAGCGCTGGCGGAAAGCCTGCAGCGGGACCCGGTGCTGGCGGCGATCGCGATGAGCGTTGATCAACTGTGCGAGGCAGCGCCGCTCGACCGGAATTCAGTCCACCGTGGCGAGCCCGACGACCTGCACCATCTGCAGCTGACTTCCGGTTCCACCGGGCGACCGAAGGCCGCGGCGCTGACGCATCGGAATGTCCTCAGCAATATCTACTTGACTGCCCAGGCCGGAAAGGCCGATCTCACCAAGGAATGCGGCGTCATCTGGTTGCCGCTGTTCCATGACATGGGATTGATTGCGCTGCTTTCGGCGTTTGTGCACGACGTGAGCATCGTGCTGCAGCCACCGGAAGACTTCATCCGCAATCCGCTCGGGTGGCTCAAGAACATCTCCCGATTCGGCGGTACGTCATCGGCGGCGCCGAATTTTGCGCTCGCCTACTGCGTGCGCCGCTTCCGCCCGGAGCTCATGCACGGCGTCGATCTGTCCGGATTCCGCGCCCTCGTCGTCGGCGCCGAACGGGTGCATTTCGAGACCGTCCGCGACTTCGTCGACACCTTCGGCCCCTACGGCTTTACCGGCGACATGATCTACCCATGCTACGGCTCGGCGGAACTCACCCTCGCCATCACTGTGCCCGACGGCCGGCACACTGGAACGATCGGGCAGCATGTGTATTGCGACACGGTCGACGCGACTGCCGTCGACGAGCACCGCGCGCCGACAGACCCAGTACTCAGTCTGGGGCCTCCACTGCCCTCCACGGTGATCGAAGTCCGCGATGAATATGGCAATGCGCTGCCCGAAGGCGGCGTAGGCCACATCCACGTCAAGAGCGTATGCCTGATGCGCGGCTACTACGGCGATCCGGAGCGAACTGCCCTCGTCATGCGCGACGGCTTCTATGCGACCGGCGACCTCGGGTACCTCCGTGATGGTGAGCTGTATGTGCTGGGACGCATCAAGGAACTGATCATTCTTCGCGGTCGCAACTACTACCCGCACGAATTCGAGGAATGTATTGCGCGTCATCCCCACGTGGACATCGGACGCGTTGCCGCCTTTGGCGTCGCCGACGCCAAGCTGGGCAGCGAGCGTCTGGTCGTCGCGGTCGAGCCCGAGGACTACCGCAATCTCGCCAGTCTTCGCCTGGAACTGCAGGAACTCCTGCGTACCGAGTTCGGGTTTGGCGCCAGTGAAATCTGTTTTGTTTCGCGCGGACTCATTCCGCGTACTACGTCGCGCAAGATCCAGCGAGTGGAGTGTGCACGTAGCTACACCGACGGCAGCTTGCCGCGGATAGAGGTCGCCCTGCCGGCCGAAACGCGCAACGCGCTCGTCTGA
- a CDS encoding phosphopantetheine-binding protein — translation MTTTAPNTLELLAREVGRITGAGNAPTDVSLSELGVDSLNIIEMIVFCEQLYGVFDPEKIELSAFTTLADLDRQLHSLTTAAAA, via the coding sequence ATGACTACCACTGCTCCGAATACCCTGGAGTTGCTCGCGCGCGAAGTCGGCCGAATCACCGGGGCGGGCAACGCTCCCACTGACGTAAGCCTGTCTGAACTGGGTGTGGATTCGCTGAACATCATCGAGATGATCGTCTTCTGTGAGCAGCTCTATGGTGTTTTCGACCCCGAGAAGATCGAACTCTCCGCCTTCACGACGCTCGCCGATCTCGACCGGCAGCTCCACAGCCTCACGACAGCGGCTGCGGCCTGA
- a CDS encoding alanine racemase has product MNHAAASTVSLMSGDAPAARLHAFDSAYANGLRMRPLAPEEIQALETPAYVFDAAVVRARYAALRQALGTQLVVSLKANSLVDLLMRCAPAFVDGVELASIGELGQAVGRVSTTKFVNNPSMDQEFMQAASVSGCTFIVDSVDQAQRLSRLPRPRNGTRTLLRLNSGAQRGLPRHDHFGMQVDDAVIAGRLLAAAGCTVDGVHAFNGSHNFVNDGVAHVEVVAQMLPAIEGGLGHRLRYVNLGGGFSEDWESQTEAFARYRASLSALADHYTLAHESGRGVFARAGVFVTRVVTTKTLGQRHIAVCDGGMGQNFLLAATEGMLRKHRSPTLWPTHAPATDATDVQFVGSSCSRQDVIGQIQATTHRPKSGDYCLFDDCGAYNSSYTVSKFLSLPPPRLYVRAEVDAE; this is encoded by the coding sequence ATGAACCACGCCGCCGCTTCCACTGTTTCGCTGATGTCTGGCGACGCGCCTGCCGCACGCCTGCACGCGTTCGATTCTGCGTACGCCAACGGACTTCGCATGCGACCGTTAGCGCCAGAAGAAATCCAGGCGCTGGAAACGCCAGCCTACGTCTTCGATGCGGCAGTGGTGCGTGCGCGCTACGCCGCATTGCGGCAGGCGCTCGGTACGCAACTGGTGGTTTCACTCAAGGCCAATAGCCTGGTCGACCTGTTGATGCGCTGCGCGCCGGCATTCGTCGATGGCGTGGAGCTGGCCAGCATCGGTGAACTGGGCCAGGCCGTCGGTCGGGTCAGCACGACCAAGTTCGTCAATAACCCCTCCATGGATCAGGAGTTCATGCAGGCCGCTTCGGTGTCGGGCTGCACCTTCATCGTTGACAGTGTCGACCAGGCGCAGCGTCTGTCCCGGTTGCCGCGGCCGCGCAATGGAACGCGCACTCTGCTGCGCTTGAACAGCGGTGCGCAGCGGGGACTGCCGCGCCACGACCATTTCGGCATGCAGGTGGACGACGCTGTTATCGCTGGTCGACTCCTGGCCGCGGCTGGCTGCACCGTCGACGGCGTTCACGCATTCAATGGCTCCCACAATTTCGTCAACGACGGTGTAGCGCACGTCGAAGTCGTGGCACAAATGCTGCCGGCGATTGAAGGTGGCCTGGGTCATCGTCTTCGCTACGTAAATCTGGGCGGCGGGTTCAGCGAAGACTGGGAGTCACAGACGGAAGCATTCGCGCGCTACCGCGCCTCGCTGTCCGCGCTGGCTGATCACTACACACTCGCGCACGAATCGGGCCGCGGCGTGTTCGCGCGAGCCGGCGTGTTTGTGACGCGCGTGGTGACGACCAAGACACTTGGTCAACGCCATATTGCCGTCTGTGACGGCGGAATGGGCCAGAACTTTCTGCTGGCCGCAACGGAGGGCATGCTGCGCAAACACCGCAGCCCCACTCTCTGGCCGACGCACGCCCCCGCCACGGACGCCACCGACGTGCAATTCGTCGGAAGTTCGTGCAGCCGCCAGGATGTGATTGGCCAGATACAGGCCACCACGCATCGGCCCAAGTCCGGCGACTACTGCCTGTTCGACGATTGCGGTGCGTACAACAGTTCTTACACGGTGTCGAAATTTCTGTCGCTGCCGCCGCCGCGGCTCTACGTGCGCGCCGAGGTCGACGCCGAATGA
- a CDS encoding ATP-binding cassette domain-containing protein, with translation MKRAGAVARSCSDAVLHLAHASTTAEGFTLALAGITVSRGERLGVIGRNGCGKTTLLEALVGLREMDRLEGTLLGQPLQAFPRDPALRAQCGVVLQQSELSLYTTVREVLALHQSLYACPWPDLHRRLALDELLSLRARLLSRGQRQRLYLYLALAHRPRLVLLDEPMTGLDRRYVDLVADLLRNSPELADTAFLIVGHTPDELALCDAFVWIHEGRVVDRGNQAMLLDRHLGAYRTRIHSAEAAQIDCLLLELDASGIPLQRVERSHPNHLLLFSSRPLDAEIAQRAPEHGWVSFESGRSQLEDLVRTGPRAAHAAPMRISPGGVTELAEVMP, from the coding sequence ATGAAGAGGGCTGGCGCAGTTGCCCGATCCTGCTCCGACGCCGTCCTGCACCTGGCGCACGCGAGCACGACGGCAGAAGGTTTCACGCTCGCGCTGGCCGGTATCACGGTCTCCCGCGGAGAGCGCCTGGGCGTCATCGGCCGCAACGGCTGCGGCAAGACCACGTTGCTTGAAGCGTTGGTCGGGCTGCGCGAGATGGATCGCCTGGAGGGCACCCTGCTGGGACAACCCCTGCAGGCGTTCCCCCGCGACCCGGCCCTGCGCGCGCAATGCGGCGTCGTGCTCCAGCAAAGCGAGCTGTCGCTGTACACCACGGTGCGGGAGGTGCTGGCCCTGCACCAGTCGCTGTACGCCTGCCCGTGGCCGGATCTCCACCGGCGGCTGGCGCTGGACGAACTACTGAGTCTGCGCGCACGCCTGCTGTCGCGTGGACAGCGCCAGCGTCTGTATTTGTACCTCGCCTTGGCGCACCGCCCGCGCCTGGTGTTGCTGGACGAGCCCATGACGGGGCTGGACCGACGATACGTCGATCTGGTTGCCGACTTGCTCCGGAATAGTCCGGAGCTGGCCGACACGGCGTTTCTGATCGTCGGACACACACCGGACGAACTGGCGTTGTGTGACGCGTTCGTGTGGATCCACGAGGGACGCGTCGTTGACCGCGGCAACCAGGCCATGCTGCTCGACCGGCACCTGGGCGCTTACCGCACGCGTATCCATTCCGCCGAGGCGGCGCAGATCGACTGCCTGCTGCTGGAACTGGACGCGTCCGGCATTCCGTTGCAGCGCGTCGAGCGCAGTCACCCCAATCACCTGCTGCTGTTCAGCAGTCGCCCCCTGGATGCGGAAATTGCCCAGCGCGCGCCAGAGCACGGCTGGGTGTCGTTTGAGTCTGGCCGCTCGCAGCTGGAAGACCTGGTCCGTACCGGGCCCCGGGCTGCCCACGCCGCGCCAATGCGCATCTCGCCAGGCGGCGTGACCGAACTGGCGGAGGTGATGCCATGA
- a CDS encoding ABC transporter permease: MSTTVAAPTPSLLAMTRPSRLNQLRTVMANELRAYLRNRMAIFWVFIFPLLLFVMLGFAIGRDLGALRIAIVADEDAASQALAERIQFGLREATLYRAEFVPSSSPQESNISLRIHAGRDAAAPPRVVLDYLPGYSSALYLGIKSIERTALEYALERTPSAATVEVVRQARHGTAEPLGFDRFLFSGIIVLMLLSGGVLSLAYALTGQREQNILKPLALFPLRPAIYLLGVMGARLIVMVVAAVAFASLGATVFGLPMQVSPQRIFAGFLLVVAGGTVFMSIGFAIASRTHSSAAAELVGNAVYYPLLLLGDLTIPLRELPLGLERVLHWMPTNQLAAGIRDALYVDTPFQWPWTLFGYLAATSALFLVIGARAFRFRGEHR, from the coding sequence ATGAGCACCACCGTGGCCGCTCCCACACCGTCGCTGCTGGCGATGACGCGTCCCTCGCGCCTGAACCAGCTGCGCACTGTCATGGCCAACGAACTGCGCGCCTACCTGCGCAATCGGATGGCCATATTCTGGGTCTTCATCTTTCCGCTCCTGCTGTTTGTCATGTTGGGGTTTGCGATCGGGCGCGACCTGGGTGCGCTGCGGATCGCGATCGTGGCGGACGAGGACGCCGCCAGCCAGGCGCTCGCCGAACGAATTCAGTTTGGCCTGCGCGAAGCCACGCTCTATCGCGCGGAGTTTGTCCCATCGTCGAGCCCGCAGGAGTCCAACATCTCGCTTCGGATTCACGCGGGCCGGGATGCCGCTGCGCCGCCGCGCGTGGTGCTGGACTATCTCCCCGGCTACAGCTCGGCGCTGTACCTGGGCATCAAGTCGATAGAGCGCACCGCATTGGAATATGCGTTGGAGAGGACGCCATCGGCGGCGACTGTCGAGGTGGTGCGTCAGGCACGTCACGGTACCGCGGAGCCCTTGGGTTTTGATCGGTTCCTCTTCTCCGGAATCATTGTACTGATGCTGTTGTCCGGGGGCGTCCTGTCGCTGGCCTACGCGCTGACCGGGCAGCGCGAGCAGAACATTCTCAAACCCCTCGCCCTGTTTCCCTTGCGTCCGGCCATCTATCTCCTGGGCGTCATGGGCGCACGCCTGATCGTGATGGTCGTTGCGGCAGTGGCTTTTGCCAGCCTCGGCGCCACCGTGTTCGGCCTGCCGATGCAGGTCTCACCGCAGCGCATCTTCGCCGGCTTTCTGCTCGTCGTTGCCGGCGGCACGGTCTTCATGAGCATCGGCTTCGCCATCGCCTCACGCACGCATTCCTCCGCCGCCGCTGAACTCGTCGGCAATGCCGTCTACTACCCGCTGTTGCTGCTGGGCGACCTGACGATTCCCCTGCGTGAGCTGCCGCTGGGACTGGAACGCGTGCTGCACTGGATGCCGACCAACCAGCTGGCGGCTGGGATTCGCGATGCCCTCTACGTTGACACGCCCTTCCAGTGGCCGTGGACGCTGTTCGGCTACCTCGCGGCAACGAGCGCGCTGTTTCTCGTCATCGGCGCCCGCGCCTTTCGCTTTCGTGGGGAACACCGCTGA
- a CDS encoding outer membrane lipoprotein-sorting protein, with the protein MTVTSMGARVLFAGLLGALLSCLPVRAAPDAQALLQASDAIRNPRESFKLSTELFEYRAGKLKNSLLLTVYARPDGDGRYGNLIRFEKPARDANKLMLFQGKDLWFYDPTARASFRLSPRQRLIGQAANGDVVNAAFARDYQAVVEAEEDVADGDRATRQSYKLRLTASTPDATYAAIEYWQDRATANPIKARFFTASGQLLKTAFYRKFEPWLGKERPTEVVIIDGLNAQWVTILRYAGFAAQEIPEAWMQRDYLPRFQN; encoded by the coding sequence ATGACCGTGACATCGATGGGTGCGCGCGTTCTGTTCGCCGGCTTGCTGGGTGCGCTTCTGAGCTGTCTGCCCGTGCGGGCCGCACCGGACGCGCAGGCGCTGCTTCAGGCCAGCGACGCTATCCGGAATCCGCGCGAATCGTTCAAGTTATCGACGGAGCTCTTCGAGTACCGCGCCGGAAAACTCAAGAACAGCCTGCTGCTGACGGTCTACGCACGGCCCGACGGTGATGGTCGCTACGGCAACCTGATCCGCTTCGAAAAGCCCGCACGCGACGCCAACAAACTGATGCTCTTCCAGGGAAAAGACCTCTGGTTCTACGATCCGACGGCCCGCGCGAGCTTTCGCCTTTCACCGCGGCAACGCCTGATCGGCCAGGCCGCGAACGGTGATGTTGTCAATGCGGCGTTCGCCCGTGACTACCAGGCCGTGGTAGAGGCCGAAGAGGACGTCGCCGATGGCGATCGCGCAACGCGCCAGTCCTACAAGTTGCGCCTGACTGCGTCCACCCCCGACGCCACCTATGCCGCGATCGAATACTGGCAAGACCGCGCGACCGCGAACCCGATCAAGGCGCGCTTCTTCACCGCAAGCGGCCAGTTGCTCAAGACCGCCTTCTACCGGAAATTCGAACCTTGGCTCGGTAAAGAACGGCCTACCGAGGTCGTCATCATCGATGGCCTGAACGCGCAGTGGGTAACGATTCTGCGCTACGCGGGGTTCGCCGCCCAGGAGATTCCCGAAGCCTGGATGCAGCGCGACTACCTGCCGAGGTTCCAGAACTGA
- a CDS encoding 3-hydroxyacyl-ACP dehydratase FabZ family protein codes for MTPDASAIATPRPAAAPPIPLYPFELDRAQIQQFLPHRGDILFVRHLRVLSHDHYIGQACWDAVGAGIAGHFPECPVVPAVFLIEAAAQIAGAGMLAGDPIARRNAPGRVGMLAGTRRCSFTRPVRPGDVLTYELTARQVGDDFAQVKGTAQLGSLPVAQFELLVAQAPLDKLAEFLPVDDLRRGSAGVFGFPLQGDTSTQHP; via the coding sequence ATGACACCCGACGCTTCCGCCATCGCAACCCCACGCCCCGCCGCCGCGCCCCCGATACCGCTGTATCCGTTCGAACTCGATCGCGCTCAGATCCAGCAGTTTCTCCCGCATCGCGGAGATATTCTTTTCGTTCGTCACCTGCGCGTACTGAGTCACGATCACTACATCGGCCAGGCGTGCTGGGACGCGGTTGGAGCGGGCATCGCGGGCCACTTTCCCGAGTGTCCCGTCGTTCCGGCGGTATTCCTGATCGAGGCTGCTGCGCAGATCGCCGGCGCCGGAATGTTGGCAGGCGATCCCATTGCCCGTCGCAATGCACCAGGACGGGTCGGCATGCTGGCTGGCACCCGTCGGTGTTCATTCACGCGCCCCGTTCGCCCCGGTGACGTGCTCACCTACGAACTCACGGCGCGCCAGGTCGGCGACGATTTCGCGCAAGTCAAAGGCACTGCACAGCTTGGGTCGCTTCCGGTCGCCCAGTTTGAATTGCTGGTGGCACAGGCACCGCTGGACAAGCTCGCCGAATTCCTTCCTGTCGACGACCTTCGGCGCGGCAGCGCCGGCGTATTCGGATTTCCACTGCAAGGCGATACGTCCACACAGCATCCATAA
- a CDS encoding sterol desaturase family protein yields MRILLLIAAVLLLLERLYPAHKQPASRHWVVRALALNLIGIPLLMIGQKTWIPFFKAHPFIDQLQSIHPVLGGFVAFLTFQFFLYWWHRLKHTNNFLWRTLHQMHHSPRRIEVLTAYYGHPLDGLGNLILSAFVCWCLLGLHWTSVAWFALIEGFYDYFTHSNLRTPYWIGYFIQRPEMHRVHHEHNVHASNYSLPIWDMLFGTHVNPKKGEEIPACGFDEEKEMRLGAMLLGRDVHRDPSPATATVPAAAATESGDAGR; encoded by the coding sequence ATGCGAATTCTTCTTCTGATTGCCGCAGTGCTCCTGCTGCTTGAGCGCCTCTATCCCGCGCACAAACAGCCCGCGTCCAGGCACTGGGTCGTACGCGCCCTCGCCCTCAACCTGATTGGCATTCCCCTGCTGATGATCGGACAGAAAACCTGGATTCCGTTCTTCAAGGCCCATCCTTTCATCGACCAGCTCCAGTCGATTCATCCTGTCCTCGGCGGTTTCGTTGCGTTTCTGACCTTCCAGTTCTTCCTGTACTGGTGGCACCGCCTCAAGCACACCAACAACTTTCTGTGGCGCACGCTGCACCAGATGCACCACAGCCCCCGCCGCATTGAAGTGCTGACGGCCTACTACGGCCATCCGCTCGACGGCCTTGGCAACCTCATTCTCAGCGCCTTCGTCTGCTGGTGCCTGCTTGGCCTGCACTGGACGTCCGTGGCCTGGTTCGCCCTGATCGAGGGCTTCTACGACTACTTCACCCACTCCAACCTGCGCACGCCGTACTGGATTGGCTACTTCATTCAGCGCCCGGAAATGCACCGGGTACACCACGAACACAACGTGCACGCCTCGAACTACTCGCTGCCCATCTGGGACATGCTGTTCGGAACCCACGTCAACCCGAAGAAGGGCGAAGAGATTCCCGCCTGCGGTTTCGACGAGGAGAAGGAAATGCGTCTGGGTGCCATGCTGCTGGGCCGCGACGTGCATCGCGATCCGTCACCGGCCACCGCTACTGTTCCGGCAGCAGCCGCCACCGAATCCGGCGACGCTGGCCGCTGA